The following coding sequences are from one Salinicoccus sp. Bachu38 window:
- a CDS encoding Gfo/Idh/MocA family protein translates to MSKIRLGFIGVGGIATGRHIPTFRTFDEVEITAVQDVNQERAMKVANELNIPEVCSTVEDMYPYVDAVVVSTPNKYHASISIDAMNNGKHVLCEKPMAMTTEECNAMIEAEERNGVKLHIAYHYRFMKEAIAAKKIIERGTIGNPLVVRVKGLRRRKVPGWGVFTNQELQGGGALIDYGCHLLDLAMYLMGDVKPVEVSSATYNQLSRTNTVNEWGHFNRDAFEVEDHVSAFIRFNNGASMLFETSWAANIPEDENHISISGAKAGLDVFDMKVNQADEDLMTTMRIDYIKVDEPYSRLQAENFISAIKYNTPLTVKSVEAKEVSKIIEAIYLSSKEQRSIRL, encoded by the coding sequence ATGTCTAAAATCAGACTGGGTTTCATTGGTGTTGGAGGAATAGCGACCGGACGTCATATTCCTACATTCAGAACATTCGACGAGGTGGAGATTACAGCAGTCCAGGATGTCAATCAGGAACGGGCGATGAAAGTGGCGAATGAACTCAACATCCCCGAAGTGTGCTCCACAGTTGAGGACATGTATCCATATGTGGATGCGGTTGTCGTCTCTACGCCGAATAAATATCATGCGTCGATCAGCATCGATGCCATGAACAATGGCAAGCATGTCCTTTGCGAAAAGCCGATGGCCATGACGACAGAGGAGTGCAATGCGATGATTGAAGCGGAGGAGCGCAATGGTGTAAAGCTGCATATCGCCTATCATTACCGCTTCATGAAGGAGGCCATTGCAGCCAAGAAAATTATCGAACGCGGTACCATCGGGAACCCGCTGGTGGTCCGTGTGAAGGGGCTCAGGCGCAGGAAGGTGCCGGGTTGGGGCGTCTTCACCAACCAGGAGCTCCAGGGCGGCGGCGCACTGATCGACTATGGATGCCATCTCCTCGATCTGGCGATGTACCTCATGGGTGATGTCAAACCGGTGGAAGTATCCAGCGCGACCTATAATCAGCTGAGCCGTACGAATACGGTCAACGAATGGGGCCACTTCAACAGGGATGCCTTTGAAGTGGAAGACCATGTCAGTGCCTTCATCCGCTTCAACAATGGTGCATCGATGCTCTTTGAAACGAGCTGGGCTGCGAACATTCCTGAAGATGAGAACCATATCAGCATTTCAGGTGCCAAGGCGGGCCTCGATGTATTCGATATGAAGGTGAACCAGGCCGATGAGGACCTGATGACGACGATGCGCATCGACTATATAAAAGTGGATGAGCCCTACAGCAGGCTTCAGGCGGAAAATTTCATTTCAGCAATCAAATACAATACCCCGCTGACGGTGAAGTCAGTAGAGGCGAAAGAAGTATCCAAAATTATCGAAGCAATATATCTGAGTTCGAAAGAACAGAGGAGCATCAGACTTTAG